One window from the genome of Spirosoma rhododendri encodes:
- a CDS encoding ABC transporter ATP-binding protein: MANVTLTHIVKAYGDGPTVIRDVSIDVRDQEFVVLVGPSGCGKSTLLRMIAGLEDITSGDMLLDGKRINDLPPKDRDIAMVFQNYALYPHMTVFENMAFGLKLRNMPKAEIRERVTQAARILEIENLLDRKPKDMSGGQRQRVAIGRAIVREPKVFLFDEPLSNLDAKLRGQTRIELQKLHRQLKATMIYVTHDQVEAMTLGDRIVVLRGGDVMQYDTPLELYNHPANRFVAGFIGTPPMNFLAGQIRQTTEGASFVTTGSGLQIPLTEAGPQTSLTPYVDKPVTLGIRAEHLTLSPADTQAVPLPVVIDAVENMGNEALAYVTMNGIPLGGIPLVARVSPADAMRLRAGQSVTLYLNVGQAHFFDDATELVIR, translated from the coding sequence ATGGCTAACGTAACTTTAACGCACATTGTCAAAGCCTACGGCGACGGGCCGACCGTGATTCGGGATGTCAGTATCGACGTGCGCGATCAGGAGTTTGTCGTGCTCGTGGGGCCGAGCGGCTGCGGAAAATCGACGCTGTTGCGGATGATTGCCGGGCTGGAAGATATCACATCCGGTGACATGCTGCTGGACGGCAAACGGATCAACGATCTGCCGCCGAAGGACCGTGACATCGCGATGGTGTTCCAGAATTACGCCCTGTACCCGCACATGACTGTGTTCGAGAACATGGCGTTTGGCCTGAAACTGCGCAACATGCCGAAGGCCGAAATCCGGGAGCGCGTAACGCAGGCGGCCCGCATTCTGGAAATCGAGAACCTGCTCGATCGTAAGCCAAAAGATATGTCGGGCGGGCAGCGGCAGCGCGTCGCAATCGGTCGGGCGATTGTGCGTGAACCTAAAGTATTTCTGTTCGACGAGCCATTGAGTAACCTCGACGCCAAGCTGCGCGGACAAACCCGGATTGAACTCCAGAAACTGCACCGGCAGCTCAAGGCCACGATGATTTACGTTACCCACGATCAGGTCGAGGCCATGACCCTTGGCGACCGGATCGTCGTGTTGCGCGGTGGCGACGTGATGCAGTACGATACGCCCCTTGAACTGTACAACCATCCCGCTAATCGCTTCGTCGCGGGCTTTATCGGCACGCCACCGATGAATTTTCTGGCTGGGCAGATTCGGCAAACTACCGAAGGGGCAAGCTTTGTAACAACTGGCAGCGGGTTACAAATTCCGCTAACGGAAGCAGGACCGCAAACGTCACTTACACCTTACGTCGATAAGCCTGTAACGCTGGGCATCCGGGCCGAACACCTGACCCTGTCGCCGGCCGACACGCAAGCAGTACCGTTGCCGGTGGTAATCGATGCCGTCGAAAACATGGGTAACGAAGCATTGGCATACGTCACAATGAACGGCATTCCGCTGGGCGGCATTCCGCTCGTTGCGCGCGTGTCGCCTGCTGATGCGATGCGCTTGCGGGCGGGGCAATCCGTAACGCTGTACCTGAACGTTGGTCAGGCCCACTTCTTCGACGACGCCACCGAGTTAGTCATCCGATAG
- a CDS encoding MFS transporter: MQIALPSPSYPLTLSQSRLLRYGVFFYLYVMQGIPSGFYLTALANYFTGKGVSPDVVGSFIAIIGLPWAFQFIWGPLIDRFQGSPMGRRKPWVVGAQLMTVLASCVLLFVGNPVAQIGTLGWLFCLRSVFAAIQDASVDAMAITVIPEDERGRVNAFMRAGFLVGTGIGAAVFANLLHDYGFHSAALVQIMCLLTGVLLMIFVREKPGDRLLPLFSDETNQSNMAAGPGKTEAASHPTHDFKWLFTELFKSLFARKSLLLFGAILLAYVSNALFLRAYNHHLIDELGWADDDVSVLTGTYGMVAATAIALTGGYLADRMGARRLLIIVMGVVAVYLISFNLLSSSWVRRDIAQSGLVALYFMDPAVSAAAMPVLMAICRKGVEGSQFTTYMAFVNLSDVAGTYFAGTALLHFTAPTIGLFGGCLALLAMFTAFLTLRHYRKSGPSPF, from the coding sequence ATGCAGATTGCCCTTCCCTCGCCCAGCTACCCGCTGACGCTTAGCCAGAGCCGACTACTACGGTATGGCGTATTCTTCTATCTGTACGTCATGCAGGGCATTCCATCGGGCTTCTACCTGACGGCACTGGCCAATTATTTTACGGGGAAAGGCGTCAGCCCGGACGTGGTTGGGTCGTTTATCGCCATCATTGGTTTGCCATGGGCATTTCAGTTTATCTGGGGCCCCTTGATCGACCGGTTTCAGGGATCGCCGATGGGTCGGCGCAAACCGTGGGTTGTTGGCGCTCAACTGATGACTGTGCTGGCATCGTGCGTACTGCTGTTCGTGGGTAATCCTGTCGCGCAGATCGGTACACTGGGCTGGCTATTCTGCCTCCGGAGTGTCTTTGCCGCCATTCAGGATGCGAGCGTCGACGCGATGGCAATCACCGTGATTCCCGAAGACGAGCGTGGGCGGGTGAATGCGTTCATGCGGGCAGGGTTCCTCGTCGGGACGGGCATTGGCGCGGCCGTGTTCGCCAACCTGCTGCACGACTACGGTTTTCATAGCGCGGCCCTGGTACAAATCATGTGTCTGCTGACGGGTGTGCTGCTGATGATTTTTGTTCGCGAAAAACCCGGTGACCGGCTACTGCCGCTATTTAGTGACGAAACCAATCAGTCTAACATGGCAGCCGGACCCGGCAAAACTGAAGCTGCCAGCCACCCGACCCACGATTTTAAGTGGCTGTTTACGGAGTTGTTCAAAAGTCTGTTCGCCCGAAAAAGTCTGCTGCTGTTTGGCGCTATTCTGCTAGCCTACGTCAGTAATGCCCTGTTTCTACGCGCCTATAATCACCACCTGATTGACGAACTGGGCTGGGCCGACGATGACGTGTCTGTACTGACTGGCACGTATGGGATGGTGGCGGCAACGGCCATCGCATTGACCGGCGGCTACCTCGCCGACCGCATGGGTGCCCGTCGGTTGCTTATCATCGTCATGGGCGTCGTGGCGGTGTACCTGATTAGCTTCAACCTATTGTCGTCCAGCTGGGTCAGGCGCGACATTGCGCAGTCGGGGCTGGTGGCGTTGTATTTTATGGACCCGGCTGTGAGTGCGGCCGCGATGCCGGTACTGATGGCGATTTGCCGGAAGGGTGTCGAAGGATCGCAGTTTACGACGTACATGGCGTTCGTAAACCTGAGCGACGTCGCGGGGACTTATTTCGCCGGTACGGCCCTGCTGCACTTCACCGCCCCGACCATCGGTTTGTTTGGTGGTTGCCTGGCATTGCTAGCCATGTTCACCGCTTTCCTAACGCTCCGGCACTACCGGAAGAGTGGCCCCTCCCCATTCTAA